A window from Danio aesculapii chromosome 6, fDanAes4.1, whole genome shotgun sequence encodes these proteins:
- the si:ch73-389b16.1 gene encoding uncharacterized protein si:ch73-389b16.1: protein MSKCKNDLSEKEKERLLIRRASGAKASQLAHMEKMLQETKGLLEKKTETEAETESQSCGDTMVSDLEQKVQRSKRDRRNSLHRTQLLESQMKTVRGELVGTLDHLQELRNILRRSQQRSEEREAAMQRLAAGLR, encoded by the exons ATGAGTAAGTGTAAGAATGATCTgagtgagaaagagaaagagcGGCTTCTGATCCGCAGGGCCAGTGGAGCCAAAGCCTCTCAGCTGGCTCATATGGAGAAGATGCTGCAAGAAACCAAAGGCCTGCTGGAAAAGAAGACGGAGACAGAAGCGGAGACGGAAAGTCAAAGCTGTGGGGACACTATGG TGTCAGATCTAGAGCAGAAGGTCCAGCGCAGCAAGCGAGACCGTCGTAACTCTCTGCACCGCACACAGCTGCTGGAGAGTCAGATGAAGACGGTGCGCGGGGAGCTGGTAGGGACGCTCGACCACCTGCAGGAGCTGCGCAACATCCTGAGGCGCTCACAGCAGAGATCAGAGGAGCGCGAGGCCGCCATGCAGAGACTGGCAGCGGGTCTGAGGTGA